The Pusillibacter faecalis genome has a window encoding:
- a CDS encoding stage III sporulation protein AF has translation MMHAIQEWLAAVVVVAMLLSVVQVLIPEGPIRKIASFTGGLILMVTLLCPVLGMDLSRLELRLHTYEAAIQDRQQELEENGKTELAKLIEERTAAYISDKANTLGLVVTAKVRAESGDGGVPVPWSAELVGPRSEALAVYIEDELGIPRGRQTWNEVEN, from the coding sequence ATGATGCACGCGATTCAGGAGTGGCTTGCCGCGGTTGTGGTAGTCGCCATGCTGCTCTCCGTGGTCCAGGTGCTCATTCCAGAGGGGCCCATCCGGAAAATCGCCTCTTTCACCGGAGGGTTGATTCTGATGGTAACTCTGCTGTGCCCAGTACTGGGCATGGATTTGAGCCGTTTGGAGCTGCGGCTGCATACCTATGAAGCGGCTATCCAGGACCGGCAGCAAGAACTAGAGGAAAACGGAAAAACAGAGTTGGCAAAACTCATAGAGGAGCGGACAGCCGCATATATATCGGACAAAGCGAACACGCTGGGGCTTGTTGTGACGGCGAAGGTGCGTGCTGAGTCCGGAGATGGCGGCGTGCCGGTGCCTTGGTCGGCGGAACTTGTCGGACCAAGGAGCGAGGCTCTGGCCGTGTACATAGAGGATGAGCTGGGAATTCCGCGGGGGAGGCAGACTTGGAATGAAGTGGAAAACTGA
- a CDS encoding stage III sporulation protein AG yields the protein MKWKTEGVQKLWDRYKYAVFVVLIGAGLLLWPSGKTQTLEPERTEETRDIQTEMESILGAISGVGQVRVMLTLDTDGERQLAQDTELTYSGDTLAPSDYSRQSETVLVDAGSRDEVVVTQLLYPTYRGALVVCQGGDQAQVKLAVTEAVSALTGLSADRITVAKWQ from the coding sequence ATGAAGTGGAAAACTGAAGGAGTGCAAAAGCTATGGGACAGGTACAAATACGCGGTTTTCGTAGTGCTGATCGGCGCAGGGCTGCTGCTATGGCCGAGTGGGAAGACGCAGACCCTCGAGCCCGAAAGGACGGAGGAGACTCGGGATATTCAAACGGAGATGGAGAGTATTCTCGGCGCCATCAGTGGTGTCGGTCAGGTGCGGGTGATGCTGACGCTGGACACCGATGGAGAGCGTCAACTGGCTCAGGACACCGAGTTGACGTACAGCGGAGATACACTGGCCCCCTCGGACTATTCCAGGCAATCCGAGACGGTTTTGGTGGACGCCGGGTCCAGAGACGAAGTGGTTGTGACCCAGCTCCTCTATCCAACATATCGCGGGGCATTGGTGGTGTGTCAGGGAGGGGACCAGGCACAGGTGAAGCTGGCGGTGACGGAGGCAGTATCGGCGCTGACCGGACTTTCCGCAGACCGCATCACAGTGGCAAAATGGCAGTAA
- a CDS encoding SpoIIIAH-like family protein, with product MSTRWKRNTVVATMAVLVCAAVALNWRYSGETAVQGGQDSDTKILGEATLVSGQDGEQEGSEENSSLPDETGVYTGSDYFASARLTRQQARDNAISLLQEAAAQEGADTATANEASEGIQVLASYTLKEAQIENLVTAKGYTDCVAFMGDESISVVVATQTGELTAEDVAKITDIAMAETGLAASGIKIMAAN from the coding sequence ATGAGCACAAGATGGAAGCGAAACACGGTGGTGGCTACAATGGCGGTTTTGGTGTGTGCAGCGGTGGCGTTAAACTGGCGATATTCTGGAGAAACAGCCGTACAGGGCGGCCAGGACTCTGACACAAAAATTTTGGGAGAGGCAACCCTGGTCTCCGGACAGGACGGCGAACAGGAAGGCAGCGAGGAAAACAGCAGTCTGCCGGATGAAACAGGGGTCTACACCGGATCAGATTACTTTGCCTCCGCACGGCTGACCCGGCAGCAGGCGAGGGACAATGCCATCTCTCTTCTTCAGGAGGCCGCAGCCCAGGAGGGCGCGGATACGGCTACGGCCAATGAGGCCAGCGAGGGCATCCAGGTGCTGGCTTCTTATACCCTGAAAGAGGCACAGATTGAGAATCTAGTCACCGCCAAGGGATATACAGACTGTGTGGCCTTTATGGGAGACGAGAGCATCAGTGTGGTGGTAGCCACGCAGACAGGGGAATTGACAGCGGAGGATGTGGCGAAAATCACGGATATCGCCATGGCGGAAACTGGGCTTGCTGCCAGCGGGATCAAGATCATGGCAGCAAATTAG
- a CDS encoding Asp23/Gls24 family envelope stress response protein: MAESKEYMTQPEENGSINISEEVIAAIAVGAVREVEGVSGMMTNLGGSVTDLMSNKKNAQKGVRGVKIDMTGTALVLDLYLTVRYGTAIHEVAENAQKAVSSAVEAMTGCPVGAVNIHVGGVTLD; encoded by the coding sequence ATGGCCGAAAGCAAGGAATATATGACTCAGCCAGAGGAAAACGGAAGCATCAACATCTCAGAGGAAGTTATTGCCGCCATCGCTGTGGGAGCTGTCCGCGAGGTGGAGGGCGTGTCCGGCATGATGACCAATTTGGGTGGCAGCGTCACAGACCTGATGAGCAATAAAAAAAATGCGCAAAAGGGTGTCCGCGGCGTAAAGATTGATATGACAGGCACGGCTCTGGTGCTGGACCTGTACCTGACCGTGCGGTACGGAACCGCGATCCATGAGGTGGCGGAAAACGCACAAAAAGCAGTCAGCTCCGCAGTAGAGGCTATGACAGGCTGTCCGGTAGGGGCCGTCAACATCCATGTGGGCGGCGTGACGTTAGACTAA
- the nusB gene encoding transcription antitermination factor NusB, with amino-acid sequence MLRNTAREIAIHLSYELSFNNTPIDTLLDQRLTAETFSALAEEDPIYAEAPNAKQAAYIRRLVKGVDDHAAELDSYISKYAKGWNFDRIPLVASAIMRVAMYEVLYMPDIPNSAAINEAVEIAKKYETPETVKFINGILGSFARQEVSES; translated from the coding sequence ATGCTGCGGAATACTGCACGAGAAATTGCAATCCACCTCTCGTACGAATTGAGTTTCAACAATACTCCGATTGACACGCTACTGGACCAACGGTTGACGGCAGAGACTTTTTCTGCCTTGGCCGAGGAGGATCCCATCTATGCGGAGGCTCCCAACGCCAAACAGGCGGCGTATATCCGCCGCTTGGTCAAGGGGGTGGACGATCATGCCGCGGAGCTGGACAGCTATATTTCCAAATATGCTAAGGGCTGGAACTTTGACCGAATTCCTTTAGTGGCATCTGCGATCATGCGGGTCGCTATGTACGAGGTCTTGTACATGCCGGATATTCCAAACAGCGCCGCGATCAACGAGGCGGTGGAGATTGCCAAAAAATATGAGACACCGGAGACGGTGAAGTTTATCAACGGTATTCTGGGCAGCTTTGCACGGCAAGAGGTCTCTGAGTCTTAA
- the xseA gene encoding exodeoxyribonuclease VII large subunit, which translates to MEQHIFGVTEVNHLVKLLLDSEPMLQNISVRGELSNYKIYPSGHHYFSLKDPEGALRCVMFKSAAMRLRFRPENGMRVVVTGRVSVFPRDGAYQLYCNTLTPEGVGDLAVAFEQLKAELYSEGLFDPAHKKPLPLFPERIAVVTSAAGAAIHDMLRILRRRYPMAKVILLPVRVQGAEAPPEIAGAIRYADRWKIGDVIITGRGGGSMEDLWAFNDERVARAIYHCETPVISAVGHEPDVTISDFVADARASTPSNAAEIAVPDQMDLRRRLQDVGERLAQSETARLDALRQRLDSLAKKRVLTDHLAYVEDRRMELLHVQQRLGDLSGAWVGRRREQFSALAAALDAMSPLKVLSRGYAIVQDKAGRLVKTYQDAAVGDQINITLGEGGFTCTVDKPWKEV; encoded by the coding sequence ATGGAACAACATATATTCGGTGTTACTGAGGTGAACCATTTGGTGAAACTGCTGCTGGACAGTGAGCCCATGCTGCAGAACATCTCAGTGCGGGGGGAACTGTCCAACTATAAAATCTATCCCTCAGGGCATCACTACTTTTCACTCAAGGACCCGGAGGGGGCCCTTCGATGCGTCATGTTCAAAAGCGCGGCGATGCGGCTCCGTTTTCGCCCGGAAAACGGCATGCGGGTGGTTGTGACAGGGCGGGTGAGCGTATTTCCCCGGGATGGGGCCTATCAGCTCTATTGCAATACACTCACGCCGGAGGGCGTAGGCGATCTGGCAGTGGCCTTTGAACAGTTAAAGGCCGAGCTCTATAGTGAAGGACTCTTTGATCCGGCCCATAAAAAACCGCTGCCCCTCTTTCCTGAGCGAATTGCCGTTGTCACCTCAGCGGCGGGAGCCGCCATTCACGATATGCTCCGGATTTTGCGGCGGCGCTATCCGATGGCTAAAGTGATTCTCCTTCCAGTCCGGGTGCAGGGAGCAGAGGCTCCGCCGGAGATTGCGGGAGCCATCCGATATGCAGACCGCTGGAAAATCGGGGATGTGATTATCACCGGCCGGGGCGGTGGCTCCATGGAGGACCTATGGGCGTTCAACGACGAGCGGGTTGCCAGGGCCATTTATCATTGTGAGACACCGGTTATTTCCGCTGTGGGGCATGAGCCGGACGTTACAATCTCGGATTTCGTGGCGGACGCCAGAGCCTCTACGCCGTCCAATGCGGCGGAGATCGCCGTCCCGGATCAGATGGATCTTCGCCGCCGCCTTCAAGATGTTGGCGAGCGGCTGGCCCAGAGTGAGACAGCCCGGCTGGATGCTCTGCGTCAAAGGCTGGATTCTCTGGCGAAAAAACGGGTACTGACGGATCATCTTGCCTATGTGGAGGACAGGCGGATGGAACTGCTCCATGTCCAGCAGAGGCTTGGCGACCTCTCCGGCGCATGGGTTGGGCGCAGGCGGGAACAGTTTTCCGCGCTGGCGGCAGCATTGGACGCCATGAGTCCCTTGAAGGTCCTGAGCCGTGGCTATGCTATAGTCCAAGATAAGGCCGGCCGGCTGGTGAAAACTTACCAGGATGCGGCTGTTGGTGACCAGATCAACATTACTTTGGGAGAGGGCGGCTTTACCTGTACGGTGGACAAGCCCTGGAAGGAGGTATAG
- the xseB gene encoding exodeoxyribonuclease VII small subunit, producing MSGKKMTFEQQLGRLEEIVAALEKGDVPLADSLALFEEGTKLIAGCTRQLDQAEQQVVKLMKGAEGKPEELPFEEAEV from the coding sequence ATGAGCGGAAAAAAGATGACCTTTGAACAACAACTAGGCCGGCTGGAAGAAATTGTGGCGGCGCTGGAGAAAGGGGATGTCCCACTAGCGGACTCCCTGGCTCTGTTTGAGGAGGGAACAAAGCTGATTGCCGGTTGCACCAGGCAGCTGGACCAGGCGGAGCAGCAGGTGGTCAAACTGATGAAAGGTGCAGAGGGAAAGCCGGAGGAACTGCCCTTTGAAGAAGCGGAGGTGTGA
- a CDS encoding polyprenyl synthetase family protein — MGFVQEMEQARRMVEARLLEFFIDEGLQTAMRYSLLAGGKRIRPVLAMKFCEAAGGTMEEALDFGCGVEMLHTYSLIHDDLPCMDNDDLRRGKPTCHKVYGECVATLAGDALQAAAFQTVLTAGGNWHHDGAARAACILAEAAGVQGMCGGQYWDTLGDGQPHTEAELTAINDKKTGALLRAACMMGVIAASSHRVVEDNCIVAARDYATNLGLAFQIRDDMLDVIGNAAEFGKPIGSDVSNEKSTYVTLLGLETCEHRVLDYTQKAKDALESGAWRGSTEFLQKLADSLAQRMN; from the coding sequence GTGGGTTTTGTACAAGAGATGGAGCAGGCCCGCAGGATGGTTGAGGCGAGGCTGCTGGAATTTTTTATAGATGAGGGGTTGCAAACGGCCATGCGGTACAGTCTTCTGGCCGGAGGGAAGCGTATCCGGCCTGTCCTTGCCATGAAATTCTGCGAGGCGGCGGGAGGGACCATGGAGGAGGCGCTGGATTTTGGCTGCGGCGTGGAGATGCTGCACACCTATTCCCTGATCCATGATGACCTGCCCTGCATGGATAATGATGACCTCCGCCGGGGCAAGCCCACCTGCCACAAGGTATATGGAGAGTGTGTGGCGACTCTGGCGGGAGATGCGCTCCAAGCAGCTGCCTTCCAGACGGTGCTGACAGCCGGAGGAAACTGGCACCACGACGGCGCCGCGAGAGCCGCCTGCATCCTGGCAGAAGCTGCTGGTGTACAGGGCATGTGTGGCGGACAGTATTGGGACACATTGGGAGATGGGCAGCCTCATACCGAGGCAGAGTTGACAGCGATCAATGACAAAAAGACCGGGGCACTGTTGCGGGCAGCCTGCATGATGGGCGTGATCGCCGCATCCAGTCATCGGGTGGTGGAAGACAACTGCATCGTTGCCGCCAGAGATTACGCCACCAATCTGGGATTGGCCTTTCAAATCCGGGATGACATGCTGGACGTGATTGGCAATGCAGCGGAGTTTGGTAAGCCCATCGGCTCTGACGTTTCTAATGAGAAGTCCACCTATGTGACACTTCTGGGGCTTGAAACATGTGAACACCGGGTGTTGGATTATACGCAAAAAGCCAAAGATGCGCTGGAAAGCGGGGCTTGGAGGGGCAGTACGGAGTTTCTCCAGAAGCTGGCAGATAGCTTGGCGCAACGGATGAACTGA
- a CDS encoding DeoR/GlpR family DNA-binding transcription regulator yields MARTSLSEIEQRNNRTLEYMHNHSSVTVEELAQYLQVSTVTVRRDLNYLLNEKMVLRTSAGHYALNEDPSFDVALFQRYSAHHLEKTAIARAALDLIPSGSVIGLDSSTTVLELGKLLSQKEHLTVVTNNLFIPAYLCQHPSLKLFLAGGSVYLAQNSTEGADTCRSISCFHYDIVFISANAFDFEHGLSNLDFESVDSKVAFLNHTDRCVVMVDSSKIGKHAGRMFLPTSKIDVVVTDNGVTEDQITQFQQQGITLIVAR; encoded by the coding sequence ATGGCCCGAACTTCTTTGTCGGAGATTGAGCAGCGCAATAACCGCACGCTGGAGTACATGCACAATCATTCCAGTGTCACCGTGGAAGAGCTGGCTCAATATCTCCAAGTGTCCACCGTTACAGTGCGGCGGGACCTCAACTATCTGCTGAACGAAAAAATGGTTTTGCGGACCAGTGCAGGGCATTATGCGCTCAATGAGGACCCTTCCTTTGATGTTGCCTTATTCCAGCGCTATTCCGCCCACCATCTTGAAAAGACGGCCATTGCCCGTGCAGCCTTGGATCTTATTCCGTCCGGAAGCGTTATTGGCCTGGATTCCAGCACGACGGTTCTGGAGCTTGGCAAGCTCTTGTCACAGAAGGAACATTTAACCGTGGTTACAAACAATCTGTTCATTCCAGCATACCTCTGCCAGCACCCAAGTCTAAAGCTGTTTTTGGCTGGCGGCTCTGTATATTTGGCCCAAAACTCTACAGAGGGAGCCGATACCTGCCGTTCTATCTCCTGCTTTCATTACGATATCGTGTTTATATCTGCAAACGCATTTGATTTTGAGCATGGACTGAGTAATCTGGACTTTGAGTCTGTCGATTCCAAGGTGGCTTTTTTGAATCATACGGATCGATGTGTCGTGATGGTGGACAGCTCCAAGATTGGAAAGCATGCGGGCAGAATGTTTCTGCCAACTTCTAAAATTGATGTGGTTGTGACAGACAATGGCGTGACAGAGGATCAGATCACTCAATTTCAGCAGCAGGGGATTACGCTGATTGTGGCGCGGTGA
- a CDS encoding thymidine phosphorylase produces the protein MRIYDVIEKKAAHHELTKEELQFFVEGLCSGKVPDYQAAALIMAMFLNGMSDQETADLTAVMADSGEHIDLSGIDGVKVDKHSTGGIGDKTTLIIGPIIAACGGKMAKMSGRGLGCTGGTIDKLESIPGFQTSLTQEQFIHNVNAIGMAVTGQTANVAPADKKIYALRDVTATVASIPLIASSIMSKKLASGADKLVLDVKMGSGAFVKDLDGAKKLAEMMVRIGEMNGRETVAVITNMNRPLGKRVGNLLEVQEAEQTLQGRGPEDLTEVCLCLAAQMLSLAGKGSYQACYEMAEATLKNGAAQAAFQSFIQAQGGAYDVIAHPERYYEKPAERTIHAKQSGYLQILSAEEIGRASMMLGAGRETKDSRLDYTAGIVFHKNIGDAVDHGEALCTLYAQDSSRFQEAAAVLAGTVTVTGRQLKPEPLIFIKMEGHPSCVGMR, from the coding sequence ATGCGTATTTATGATGTGATCGAAAAAAAGGCCGCCCACCACGAGCTGACAAAGGAAGAACTGCAGTTCTTCGTAGAGGGGCTTTGCAGCGGAAAGGTGCCGGATTATCAGGCCGCGGCACTGATTATGGCGATGTTTCTGAACGGAATGTCGGACCAGGAAACTGCGGATCTGACCGCTGTGATGGCAGACTCCGGGGAACATATTGATCTATCTGGAATTGATGGAGTCAAGGTAGACAAGCACAGCACTGGTGGCATCGGAGACAAGACAACCTTGATTATCGGTCCCATCATTGCTGCCTGCGGTGGGAAGATGGCAAAAATGTCCGGCCGCGGCTTGGGTTGTACAGGAGGCACCATTGATAAGCTGGAGTCGATTCCAGGCTTTCAAACTTCATTAACCCAGGAGCAGTTCATTCACAATGTCAATGCGATTGGAATGGCGGTCACCGGGCAGACAGCCAATGTTGCCCCTGCTGACAAGAAAATTTACGCCCTGCGGGATGTTACCGCCACCGTGGCCAGCATTCCTCTGATTGCCAGCAGCATTATGAGCAAAAAGTTGGCTTCCGGAGCGGACAAACTGGTTCTTGATGTCAAAATGGGCAGCGGTGCGTTTGTTAAGGATTTGGATGGGGCCAAAAAGCTTGCGGAGATGATGGTTCGGATCGGGGAGATGAATGGCCGGGAAACGGTTGCGGTCATTACCAATATGAACCGTCCGCTTGGAAAGCGGGTCGGAAATCTTTTGGAGGTCCAGGAGGCGGAACAGACGTTGCAGGGAAGGGGACCTGAGGATTTGACCGAGGTCTGCCTCTGTCTTGCGGCGCAGATGCTTTCACTAGCAGGAAAAGGTTCTTACCAGGCATGCTATGAAATGGCCGAGGCTACCTTGAAAAATGGCGCAGCACAGGCGGCATTTCAGTCCTTCATCCAGGCACAGGGGGGCGCGTATGACGTAATCGCCCATCCAGAGCGCTATTATGAAAAGCCTGCGGAGCGAACCATTCATGCCAAGCAGTCAGGGTATCTGCAAATCTTATCCGCAGAAGAGATTGGCCGGGCATCTATGATGCTGGGGGCTGGTCGTGAGACAAAGGACTCCCGGTTGGATTATACGGCCGGAATTGTGTTCCACAAGAATATCGGAGACGCCGTCGATCATGGCGAAGCGCTGTGCACGTTGTACGCACAGGATTCCAGCAGATTCCAAGAGGCGGCCGCAGTGCTGGCGGGAACGGTCACAGTTACTGGACGCCAGCTGAAGCCAGAGCCGTTAATTTTTATCAAAATGGAAGGGCATCCATCTTGTGTCGGAATGCGGTAA
- a CDS encoding SDR family NAD(P)-dependent oxidoreductase, which produces MEENIVCKAIDYTGKNVVVTGAAQGAGAGIATRFAQAGANVAITYHRNQDAAAAKVAELTSMGVKAEAFCMDQREVDTIGGVMDSIVRSFGGIDVIVNNAGIYPHQNNLDMTCEEWDDMQSSNTRGVFFVCQAAAKVMKEQQNGGAIINVSSINATCPSDTLVHYGTSKAAVEFLTKGLAHDWGKYGIRVNCIAPGLIDAPMLDQWVPGWRESYCERAPLGRLVSPEDLGNAAIFLGSPLASFITGQILTVDGGVLMAPAFNWN; this is translated from the coding sequence ATGGAAGAAAATATTGTTTGCAAAGCGATTGATTACACCGGGAAAAATGTGGTAGTCACAGGGGCTGCACAAGGCGCAGGCGCGGGCATTGCTACAAGATTTGCCCAGGCAGGCGCTAACGTGGCAATTACCTATCATCGAAATCAAGACGCTGCGGCGGCAAAAGTGGCGGAGCTGACCTCAATGGGTGTAAAGGCTGAAGCCTTTTGCATGGACCAGCGGGAAGTCGATACCATTGGAGGCGTTATGGACAGTATTGTGCGCTCCTTTGGCGGAATTGATGTGATTGTCAACAATGCGGGTATCTATCCGCACCAAAACAACCTGGATATGACCTGTGAGGAATGGGACGATATGCAAAGCAGCAACACTCGCGGCGTGTTCTTTGTGTGTCAGGCCGCCGCGAAGGTGATGAAGGAGCAGCAAAACGGAGGGGCCATCATCAATGTCTCCTCCATCAATGCAACCTGTCCCAGTGATACTCTGGTGCATTACGGCACGTCCAAGGCAGCTGTGGAATTTCTGACAAAAGGTCTAGCACATGATTGGGGCAAGTATGGAATCCGTGTGAACTGTATTGCACCAGGGCTGATCGACGCACCCATGCTGGATCAGTGGGTTCCCGGTTGGCGAGAGAGCTATTGTGAGCGTGCGCCGCTGGGCCGCCTGGTATCGCCGGAGGACCTTGGAAATGCGGCGATCTTCCTGGGATCACCGCTGGCAAGCTTCATTACAGGGCAGATTCTGACAGTTGACGGCGGCGTTCTAATGGCACCCGCCTTTAACTGGAATTAA
- a CDS encoding SDR family NAD(P)-dependent oxidoreductase, producing the protein MSISMKDRVVYISGGSCMMARGTATAFLEEGASVVLGDLRQDLLDEAKADLVQKGFLSEKISTTQMNLTDLATVKTTFDDAEKAFGKVDILVNIAGVIIGYYKLDDMREEDWDLTFNVNVKGLMEMSREFVKRLKARNAGGSIVNVASNAAKVCFADMADYNASKAAVMNLTQSMALEWAPYGINVNAVCPGAVDTAMLRKCMEESIRLYGGDMEEMRKTWGPPQLGRLIQPYEVGRVIRFLASEDAVIIRGQAISVDAGNTRF; encoded by the coding sequence ATGTCCATATCCATGAAAGACCGTGTTGTATACATCTCCGGCGGCTCCTGCATGATGGCCAGAGGAACCGCGACGGCATTTTTAGAGGAGGGGGCCAGCGTGGTACTGGGAGACCTGAGGCAGGATTTGCTGGATGAGGCAAAAGCAGACCTGGTTCAAAAAGGCTTTTTATCGGAAAAAATTTCCACCACGCAAATGAACCTAACGGACCTGGCAACCGTGAAGACAACCTTTGACGATGCAGAAAAGGCATTTGGAAAGGTAGATATTTTAGTCAATATTGCTGGCGTCATTATTGGTTATTATAAGCTTGACGATATGCGGGAAGAGGATTGGGATTTGACGTTCAACGTCAACGTGAAGGGACTTATGGAAATGAGCCGAGAATTTGTCAAGCGGCTCAAAGCCCGCAATGCTGGAGGCAGCATTGTGAATGTCGCCTCCAATGCCGCGAAAGTTTGTTTTGCGGATATGGCCGATTACAACGCCTCCAAAGCCGCCGTTATGAACCTGACACAGAGCATGGCCCTGGAGTGGGCTCCTTATGGAATCAATGTCAACGCAGTTTGTCCGGGTGCTGTCGACACAGCCATGCTCCGCAAGTGCATGGAGGAGTCCATCCGGCTCTACGGAGGCGATATGGAGGAAATGCGCAAGACCTGGGGACCGCCTCAGCTGGGCCGTTTGATCCAGCCCTATGAGGTTGGCCGTGTGATCCGTTTTCTTGCAAGCGAGGATGCTGTCATTATTCGCGGACAGGCCATCAGCGTTGATGCTGGAAATACCCGCTTTTAA
- a CDS encoding BMP family ABC transporter substrate-binding protein, whose amino-acid sequence MKKWMSMLLAAGMALSLLTACGGNTGDSSTADGTSDASGEEAPKIVLISNQKSGDLGPVDAMFEGAARAEADFGVTVKTMEVTDAASYEEEIRAMGKEGYDLILTTFSPMTEATKAVAADYPDVKFAAIFQNINVDGETYANVWDTEYRGEECTYVTGAIAATLSESGVLGYISGDEASGVCEAASGFMQGALSVNPDVDVKFMSVNSYEDPAKAKEIANAMIAEGVDAIQTDAGNSQIGVIEAANKAGIYVSGDVSDNSALCPNGFYAYMGIDFGENVYQAIKYFVEDSFPGGEHGYMNIASGTYYVDLTLLDALAEALPEKAETIAAAREVGEKAIEAIQNGEIEVVHDIEPPSMDRVRNY is encoded by the coding sequence ATGAAGAAGTGGATGTCTATGCTATTAGCTGCTGGGATGGCGCTTTCGCTGCTCACTGCATGCGGCGGGAATACCGGAGACAGTAGCACCGCGGACGGAACATCAGATGCTTCTGGGGAGGAAGCGCCTAAAATTGTTCTGATTTCCAATCAGAAGTCTGGCGATCTCGGCCCCGTGGACGCGATGTTTGAGGGGGCAGCCAGAGCGGAGGCTGATTTTGGCGTCACAGTCAAGACCATGGAGGTCACTGACGCAGCCTCCTATGAGGAGGAAATCCGCGCCATGGGCAAAGAGGGCTATGACCTGATTCTAACCACGTTCTCGCCCATGACAGAGGCGACCAAGGCTGTAGCGGCAGATTATCCCGACGTCAAGTTCGCGGCGATTTTCCAGAACATCAATGTAGACGGCGAAACCTATGCAAATGTGTGGGATACAGAATACCGCGGTGAGGAGTGCACGTACGTTACTGGCGCGATTGCCGCAACGCTGAGCGAATCCGGCGTTCTGGGCTATATCAGCGGCGATGAGGCCAGCGGCGTCTGTGAGGCCGCCAGCGGCTTTATGCAGGGAGCTCTCTCCGTAAATCCGGATGTCGATGTAAAATTCATGTCCGTTAACAGCTACGAGGACCCCGCTAAGGCGAAGGAGATCGCCAACGCCATGATTGCTGAAGGGGTAGACGCTATCCAGACGGATGCTGGCAACAGTCAGATCGGCGTCATTGAGGCGGCAAATAAGGCTGGCATTTATGTATCCGGCGATGTCAGTGACAACTCCGCCCTTTGCCCCAATGGCTTCTACGCCTATATGGGCATTGACTTTGGCGAGAATGTCTATCAGGCTATCAAGTATTTTGTGGAAGATAGCTTCCCCGGCGGAGAGCATGGCTACATGAACATTGCCAGCGGCACCTATTATGTGGATCTGACGCTTCTGGACGCCTTGGCTGAGGCTCTTCCTGAAAAGGCGGAGACCATTGCCGCCGCTCGGGAAGTGGGCGAAAAAGCCATTGAGGCCATCCAGAACGGTGAGATTGAGGTTGTCCACGACATTGAGCCGCCCTCCATGGATCGCGTGAGAAATTATTGA